TTATCAAGAAAACTGTTATTAAATGTTTAATAAGCATGTGAATAATGTCAAATTAATTTGTGAATTATTTGTTGATATAAAATACCAACAGCTGATTAACAACTTTTTCAACAACATATACATAGTTAAGTAACAATGCATGATGGCAAAATGTTTTCCATAAAAGAAAATTACTAACATTCTAAACATCTTACTTATACACACAAATAATAACAGAAAATCAATAGTATATAAAAGTTATTAACATATTTATCCACAAGTTGAACAACGCCAATTTTTACTGAATTTTAAGTTAGTAACAAGTTGTTGATAGAACTATTATTACTACTATACTTTAATATACAGAAGAATAAATAAAATAGATTGGAAAGCAGCAAAACAACAATAGTAAAAGTTATCAAGCAAAATGAGCCAGGTGAAAGAGTGCCTATTTGGCTAATGCGTCAGGCTGGCAGGTCTCTTCCTGAGTACCGCAAAGCAGTGGAAAATATGAATAATTTTATGGAGATATGCTACAGCACAGATTTAGTGACAGAATTGACATTACAGCCAGTGACAAGATTTGACGTGGATGCGGCGATAATTTTTTCAGACATTTTAATAATAGCTGACGTTTTGGGTTGTGACGTGAATTTCCTGCGCAATGTGGGCCCGAGAATAAAACCTATAAAGAATCCTAAAGAATTGAAAAGTCCACAAGACATTGAAGCTAAAATTTTACCAATTCTAAACGCTATAAAGAAAGTCAGAAGTCAGCTATCAGAAAAAAAGCCTCTTATAGGATTTGCTGGTGGCCCATGGACAGTAGCTTCATATATCATAGAAGGTGGAAGCAGCAAAACTTTTTCCAAAGTATTAAATTTTTACCCTTCGTATTTGAAGGAAATAATTGAACGAATAACGGAAGCAACGATTATTTATCTAATTAAACAGATAGAATTTGGAGCAGATGTTATTCAGCTATTTGACAGTAATGCTGGTGCATTATCGGAACCGTTGTTTAAAGAATATGTTATTGAACCAACAAAGAGAATTGTTTTGGCAATAAAGGATAGATTTCCTGATTTTCCAATAATAGGTTTTCCAAGGTCTGCTAGAAATCTTTATAAGGATTACTGCGAGCAAACAGGTGTATCTGCAATAAGTATAGATTATAATGTTCCAATAGAATGGGCGAAAGCGAATCTAAAAATCCCTCTACAAGGAAATCTTGATCCTAATCTTTTAGCCTATAATAAAATGGAAGCAATAAAAGAGGCAAAACGTATAATAGATTGCTTTAGAGGCTTGCCTTTCATATTTAATCTTGGACATGGAGTACTCCCTGATACCCCAGTTGAAAATATTGCTGAGTTAGTGGCTTTTGTAAGAAATTACTAAAACCCCTACATGAAAAGCCTTTATTGTGGTGAAACGAAAAAAATCCCTTTACAAACTCCTTCAACCCCCTTATCATGAAACTGAAGGTATTCAGTTATCTTCATCTGTGCAGATTAAACAGCAAGAAAACAACGTAGTTGGCGTCTTATTTTTAATTTTTTGCACTATGTGCACCTTATGTCTTCACAGTATTGCTAGCTATATAAGCTGAAACGCGCTGTTTAAGACAGTATAGTACGCCAATTTGCAGGATTAGAGAGTGAACACTAATTACCACGGGGTTTCTTTTGCCTTTTTTTCTGCTTAGTAAATTTCTTAAACATTTTAGCTAAGGTGAGTTGCACTTAAAAGCAGCTAAATTGCAGTGTTTAAGACTTAAAAAACGCCAAATACTGAAAATAGACAATGACCAGGGCTTCTTTTGCCTTTTTTTCCGTTTGGTGAATTTCTTAATGTTTACACGGAAGGTAGCGCGTGACGCTGGAATCCAGTTTTCCATATAATCTCATCGAAAACGTTTTTCTATGCTAGTTTACAAGCAACCTTTTCTGGATCCCAGTGTCGGCTACTTGGATGACACCATTCTTTCTTCTGGATCCAAGTAGTCAAGCTACTTTGATGACAGGAGAAGGTACTTGGATGACAAGAAGAGAGCACTGGAGTGACAGTAAACCTAAAAACTATTTGCCTTTTTTTACCTTATGTAAAATAATAAAATTCCTAGCTTTTTTGTTATACAGGGTTTATCATTTGAATTTAGCTTCAGTAAGATATGTCAGACCTTGCAGAAAGAATGTCCCTAATAAAACCTTCACCTACGATTACTGTAACTGATAAGGCAAATAAGTTGAAAAATGAAGGAAAAAAAATCTGTGTTTTAGCTGCAGGAGAGCCAGATTTTGATACTCCAGATCATATAAAAAAAGCAGCTATTCAAGCAATAAATGAAGGCAAAACTAAATATACTGCTGTTGATGGAACGCGTGAGCTGAAAGAAGCAATAATTAATAAGTTAAGAAAGGATAATAACCTCGAGTACACGCTTAACCAAATCTGTGTTGGCACTGGTGCTAAGCAGGTGTTATTCAATTTGTTCATGTCAACAATTAACTCTGGAGATGAAGTTATTATTCCAGCTCCTTACTGGGTTTCATATGTTGATATGGTAAATCTTTTTGGGGGCTTACCAGTTGTAGTGGAATGCAAACAAAATTTTAAACTGACAGCGGAATTATTGAAAAGCAATATAACTAAAAAAACTAAATGGTTAATTCTTAATTCACCAAACAATCCTGCAGGAGTTGTGTACACGTATAGTGAATTAAAAGACATAGCACAAATATTGCTTGAATATCCACATGTGAATGTCGTTACAGATGATATTTATGAGCATATAATATACGACGAAAAGTTTTTTACTATCGCTCAGGTTGAGCCAAAGCTTTACGACAGAGTTTTTGTGGTCAATGGAGTGTCAAAAGCATATGCAATGACAGGCTGGAGAATAGGGTATATTGCAGGTAGAAGTGATGTAGTAAAAGCTATTTCTACACTGCAGTCTCAGAGCACTTCTAACCCAAATTCGATAGCACAAGCAGCAGCAGCAGCAGCATTAAACGGTGACCATAGTTTTTTGAAAGAAAGAACAAGGATTTTTAAAAGTCGTAGAGATTTTATGGTGAAAAAGCTAAATTCTGTCCCGGGATTATCAGCATCTGTTCCACAAGGTGCGTTCTATTTATTTGTCTCATGTGAAGGATTGCTCAGTAAAAGCACAAAAAGTGGTAAGATAATAAATAACGATTTAGATTTCACTGAGTACTTGTTGGAAGATTATTTAGTTGCTGTAATTCCAGGAATTGCATTTGGTCTAGAAAATTTTATCAGAATTTCTTATGCAACTTCTCAGGAACAATTAGAAATTGGATGTGATAGTATTACTAAAGCGTGCCAGGAGTTAAAATGAAATAGACTATCCATAAATCACCCATTTCACCGCGTTAAAAATATTCACTAAGGTTATCTTGAATGTTCTAACTTGTATTTTTCTATGGAAGGCGTTTTTATTGAGTGAGCAAGTGTCTTTCTAATATTAAATTCCTCATTTTTTTCATTTCGTTGCAGTAAGTTAACGTTATTTGTTTTATTTACTAAATCTTTCCCTTTCTCCAGAGTCTTTAAATCACTTTCGTTAATGTGATGTTCATTGTAAAATTCTGCAACAATTTCTTTTCTTTTCGGGTGAGTATTTAAAAATTCCGACACCTGATGTTTAGCAACAGCTTGAATAAATTTCTTATTAAATCTTGAATCGTTATATAGATTTTCCAAACTTTTGTCATAATGTTTTGCTTCGTTTATAGTGAGTTTTATTATCTCTTCTATGCCACTTAGAAGTTCCCTATACAATTTGTCATATCTATTGCCTGACACATGTGTAGCGAATGTTTGTTCAATGTATTTTGTTATGTAATTTTGCAATGTATTATCTATTGTGCTTATGTTCATCAACCTACCTCAATGTTATATTAACTATTTTACATGTAGAAAGGTTAATATTGAGTTAATAAGATACTTCTGAAGTCAAATTTTACTAAAAATTATATTATTTAAAGTATAATCTATCAGCGTAAAATAAAACGTAAATAAAATGAACCTTATAACAAAAATAAAGCTTAAAGTAAAGATAAATAAAGGTAAAATCATAAATATACTTATTGTTTGTGGTGTAATTTTTTTCATATACCTTATTCATGAGCCAGTTATAGACATGGTAGAAAAAATTGTAAGTAAAATAAAAGGTCTCTTTTAAAAATTGCAAAAGTAGAATAGACTTTTTACATTACCTTCTGCCATACCAATCTGGGATCTAGAAGATTTAGTTAATATGTATAGTTGCTTACGCTAGTTATCTATATTAAATTTCAATAAATCAAAATAAATGTTTATTTTGTTTTTTATAACTAAAGTATATATAATCCTAAATTTTAGCTGAGATTCATGTTGCAGAGGAATTTTTTAATCTGGTTGTTGGCGTCACTGTTTTATGCATACCAATATATATTACGCGTAATCCCAAACATACTTGCACCTGAATTAATAACAAAATTTAACATAAGTATTACAGACGTTGGTCAATTTGGTGGCCTGTATTATATAGGCTATACGCTTGCTCACATACCTGTTGGTCTTGCCCTTGATAGATTTGGGCCAAAGTTTGTTTTACCTGCATGTATTGTCTTAACATTTACCGGAACATTACCGCTTATATGCTTTGATGAGTGGAGTTATTCAATAATTGGAAGAATAATCGTTGGAGTTGGTTCATCTGCTTCAGCAATTGGGCTCTTTAAAGTTGCAAGCATGTATTTTGCACAAGAAAAATCGGCAAGAATGGCAAGTTTATCCATAATTATAGGAGTGTTGGGGGGGATATGTGGCGGATTACCGTTAGACTTCTTACTCAATAAATTTGGCTGGAATTATGTTATCTATACCTTCTCAGCATTCGGGTGTTTACTTGCTCTGTTGCTGTTCTTAGTAACGCCTGAAAGCAATACTCAACAGGAAAAAGTTAGCATTAGAGACTTAAAAAACATACTTCTCAACAAGCATATTATTCTAATTAGCTTTTTTGGTGGACTCATGGTCGGTCCAATGCAAGGTTTTGCCGATGGTTGGGCGAAAGCATTCTTTTTTGAAGTATATAAAATGAATGAAGACTTGGCATCTTCTCTCTCTTCCGTAATATTGATAGGAATGTTAACAGGATCATTCTCTTTGGCTTATTTATTGGAAAAATATAAAAATAAGCATTATGAAGTAATAATTGCATGCTCATTTGCAATGATCGCCGGTTTTTTATTACTTTTTACTCAGATTGGTGGCTTGTATGTTGTATTACCTACGCTTTTTATTATTGGTTTCGCATCTGGATATCAAGTAGTTACAATTTATAAAGCACTAAGTTATGTAAATAATAACTTGGTAGGCTTGGCCACAGCTGTGTCAAACATGATAGTCATGGTTTTTGGCTATTTTTTTCACACTGGGATCGCAAAAATAATAGATTTGTATTGGGATAAGACAGTGATACAAGGGAATCCTGTGTATGGCGCTGAATTGCTGATAAAAGCAACATCAGTTATTCCTGTATGTTTGCTAATAGCTGTTTTTGGGCTCTTATGGTTAAAAAAGCAGGACAAGCAGTCTTAAAATTGCTTGTGCATTTTAAAATTAAAGCGAGGTTTGATCTATGATGAGTATTTTAAAAAAAATCTGTGGCTCTAAAAATGATTTAAAATCCTTTGATAATGAAGTTTATCAATCTATAGAAAAAGAATTGCAACGCCAAAAGTCACAATTGCAATTAATTGCATCGGAAAATTTTGCAAGCAAAGCGGTAATGGAGGCACAAGGCTCTTTTCTGACTAATAAATATGCAGAAGGTTATCCAGGCAGAAGATATTACTGTGGCTGTGAGCATGTGGACAAAGTTGAAAGTCTGGCTATAGAAAGACTTTGTAAGTTGTTTGGTGTAAAGTTTGCAAATGTTCAACCTCACTCTGGTTCTCAGGCAAATCAAGCAGTGTTTGCTTCACTGCTTACTCCAGGCGATACAATACTTGGATTGTCACTGAATTGCGGTGGGCATCTAACTCATGGTGCGGCACCAAGCCTTTCTGGTAAATGGTTTAAGTCGATTCAATATACAGTAAATAAAGACACTTATCTGCTCAATATGGATGAGATAGAAAAGCTGGCGCTGGAGCATAAACCAAAATTGATCATAGCTGGTGCTTCTGCTTATCCAAGAAAAATGGACTTCAAACGCTTTCGCGAAATTGCAGATAAAGTTGGTGCTTATTTGCTTGCAGACATTGCTCACTATGCAGGGCTCATTGCAGCGGGCGAATATCCATCCCCTGCTGAATATGCGCATGTTATGACTTCCACAACTCACAAAACTTTGCGTGGTCCTCGTGGTGGAATAGTGATGACCAATGATGAAGCATTACACAAGAAAATTCAATCTGCAGTTTTTCCAGGATTGCAGGGTGGGCCACTTATGCATGTGATAGCTGCAAAAGCTGTTGCATTTAAAGAAGCATTAGCGCCAGAATTTAAAACTTATAGCAAGAAAGTCGTGGAAAATGCGAAAATACTAGCTCAAGAATTGCAAAAGCATGGACTTGACATTATAGCCGGTGGCACTGACTCTCATATAGTGCTAGTTGACTTAAGATCGCAGAAATTAACTGGAAAAGACGTTGTAGATAGTCTTGAGAGGGCTGGCATTACCTGCAATAAAAACTCTGTGCCATTTGACACAGAAAAGCCAACCATCACTTCAGGGCTCCGTTTCGGCACCGCTGCTGAGACAACACGCGGACTTGAGGCAGAAAATTTTAAAGAGATAGCTAGTCTAATAAATGAAGTAATTCAAGGATTAATCAGCGGAAATAGCTCAAGTGTCGAAAAAGCAGTAAAAACTAAAGTTGAAAGGATTTGTAGTAATTTTCCTATTTATTAATTTATGTGACATCATCCAAGTAGCTCATAGAAACAGATTAAACGAAAAAACTTACTTGACACCCTTCGCCAGTCCTCTTATCATAAAACTGAAGGTATTTTGTTATCTTCATCTGTGCAGATTAAACAGCAAGAAAACAACGTAGTTGGCGTCTTATTTTTAATTTTTTGCACTATGTGCACCTTATGTCTTCACAACATTTCTGGGTTTTTACCCACACAAGCTGAAACGCGCTGTTTAAGACAGTATAGTACGCCAATTTGCAGGATTAGGAAGTGAACACTAATTACCACGGGGTTTCTTTTGCCTTTTTTTCTGCTTAGTAAATTTCTTAAACATTTTAGCTAAGGTTAGTTGCACTTAAAAGCAGCTAAATTGCAGCGTTTAAGACTTAAAAAACGCCAAATACTGAAAATAGACAATGACCAGGGCTTCTTTTGCCTTTTTTTTCATTTGGTGAATTTCTTAATATTTATGGCTAAAAGAGCCCAAGAGAGGTCAGCGCGTGACGCTGGAATCCAGTTTTTGGCAGTTTCATTGAAAATGTTGTATAGTATGCTTGTTTACAGTCAAAATCCTGGATCCCAGTGCCCCCTATGGTGTCATCCCAGTGCTTGACACTGGGATCTAGTCTTTATTATGCAGCCACTTATTTAACAGTTAAGTTTTCTGGATCCAAGTAGTCAGGGCACTGGGATGACAGAAGAAGGAGGCACTGGGATCTAGTTCTCTAATTGCACATAAGTCAACAATAATTTTTACACAAATCAAAATAGCATATTTCCTCCATAATCTTTAATAATTTTACATAGATTAAGTAGCATGCTTCCATGGTTCTCTCCGCGGTCTGATATGACAACAAATTTGTCAAGCCGCATTATACTTGTTAGGCGGAAGTGGACGGCAACATGTTTTTAACGAAGTCTAAAAGCTTCACCCAACGGTCTTGCTTATCCCTTCCATCGGCATTACTACCTTGAGTAAAA
The nucleotide sequence above comes from Wolbachia endosymbiont of Oedothorax gibbosus. Encoded proteins:
- the hemE gene encoding uroporphyrinogen decarboxylase is translated as MESSKTTIVKVIKQNEPGERVPIWLMRQAGRSLPEYRKAVENMNNFMEICYSTDLVTELTLQPVTRFDVDAAIIFSDILIIADVLGCDVNFLRNVGPRIKPIKNPKELKSPQDIEAKILPILNAIKKVRSQLSEKKPLIGFAGGPWTVASYIIEGGSSKTFSKVLNFYPSYLKEIIERITEATIIYLIKQIEFGADVIQLFDSNAGALSEPLFKEYVIEPTKRIVLAIKDRFPDFPIIGFPRSARNLYKDYCEQTGVSAISIDYNVPIEWAKANLKIPLQGNLDPNLLAYNKMEAIKEAKRIIDCFRGLPFIFNLGHGVLPDTPVENIAELVAFVRNY
- a CDS encoding MFS transporter, translated to MLQRNFLIWLLASLFYAYQYILRVIPNILAPELITKFNISITDVGQFGGLYYIGYTLAHIPVGLALDRFGPKFVLPACIVLTFTGTLPLICFDEWSYSIIGRIIVGVGSSASAIGLFKVASMYFAQEKSARMASLSIIIGVLGGICGGLPLDFLLNKFGWNYVIYTFSAFGCLLALLLFLVTPESNTQQEKVSIRDLKNILLNKHIILISFFGGLMVGPMQGFADGWAKAFFFEVYKMNEDLASSLSSVILIGMLTGSFSLAYLLEKYKNKHYEVIIACSFAMIAGFLLLFTQIGGLYVVLPTLFIIGFASGYQVVTIYKALSYVNNNLVGLATAVSNMIVMVFGYFFHTGIAKIIDLYWDKTVIQGNPVYGAELLIKATSVIPVCLLIAVFGLLWLKKQDKQS
- the glyA gene encoding serine hydroxymethyltransferase translates to MMSILKKICGSKNDLKSFDNEVYQSIEKELQRQKSQLQLIASENFASKAVMEAQGSFLTNKYAEGYPGRRYYCGCEHVDKVESLAIERLCKLFGVKFANVQPHSGSQANQAVFASLLTPGDTILGLSLNCGGHLTHGAAPSLSGKWFKSIQYTVNKDTYLLNMDEIEKLALEHKPKLIIAGASAYPRKMDFKRFREIADKVGAYLLADIAHYAGLIAAGEYPSPAEYAHVMTSTTHKTLRGPRGGIVMTNDEALHKKIQSAVFPGLQGGPLMHVIAAKAVAFKEALAPEFKTYSKKVVENAKILAQELQKHGLDIIAGGTDSHIVLVDLRSQKLTGKDVVDSLERAGITCNKNSVPFDTEKPTITSGLRFGTAAETTRGLEAENFKEIASLINEVIQGLISGNSSSVEKAVKTKVERICSNFPIY
- a CDS encoding pyridoxal phosphate-dependent aminotransferase is translated as MSDLAERMSLIKPSPTITVTDKANKLKNEGKKICVLAAGEPDFDTPDHIKKAAIQAINEGKTKYTAVDGTRELKEAIINKLRKDNNLEYTLNQICVGTGAKQVLFNLFMSTINSGDEVIIPAPYWVSYVDMVNLFGGLPVVVECKQNFKLTAELLKSNITKKTKWLILNSPNNPAGVVYTYSELKDIAQILLEYPHVNVVTDDIYEHIIYDEKFFTIAQVEPKLYDRVFVVNGVSKAYAMTGWRIGYIAGRSDVVKAISTLQSQSTSNPNSIAQAAAAAALNGDHSFLKERTRIFKSRRDFMVKKLNSVPGLSASVPQGAFYLFVSCEGLLSKSTKSGKIINNDLDFTEYLLEDYLVAVIPGIAFGLENFIRISYATSQEQLEIGCDSITKACQELK